cctacacctgccttttgattatttacgggagcatctgtggctattatatttttagtttctgcatgctccaagtaatctaataatatgttatttaaaaaattgctagattgtaatttggcgttttgggggaatatatcatcatactcaataataacatgacaattcgagtcattagtctcaattacatttccaatgttcacatttatactttgtagatttttttgtacaaacattatctgaggtgtgtgaaaccgtggccaatgagcaagaaagaaggcgtctgggtttgcgataaaagcatattgagatcttctcaatatgcttttatggtaagctataaaattttaaaaatgcttgaacggtcaaaattcgaaatcgacaaagtagtgtaggcaggcgcgcttcctggtacagtacgttgatagccacaaatctagggagtcccagacacattcgcagtgcttctcgctccaagacaactagaggtttcgttttataagcagggccacccgagaataatatgcagccgaattccatgatggggcgcatataaatcttgtacaactttatcaaggtgtgcctccgtaatccatatttccggttacttagcttgtgtagtaagcctgaagcccgctgtgctttggtagttatatactctatgtgtggactccagttaggttgtcattataaatgattcccaaatattttatagagtctacttgctggatgggttcctgtttatatagaattgaaattgaaatcgGTTCTGCAAGCGGGAACGCCataagcgcgcttttgttgacatttaacgataacgaaatcgactgcaaccagtGGATGAACAAAACAAGTGCTTCTTGTTCTTCTTTGTTTGGAACAGCGGAAAGTCCTAGACATGTCTGCCCATAAAAAGCGCATTTTTTTTTGGCACCTCCTCAGTACGATTACGTAAAGGAGTATTCGCGCGAAATTTCAAGACGTTCGTATAGTTACTCTTAACGTACTattgttttaaacaataaaaGGTGCTTCTCAGTTGATGGTAACGCATTTATTTCATTATAATATACCACTTACGTTCAAAAACAACTCTCAGTTTTGATATTAGGGGATGGTATCACACCGGCGTGTAAAAACATCGTGACCTATACTCAACTCAAGTCACGTGGCACATCAAATCTGGATGCTTTTCAAGCCCTTTACAGTTAGCTGTTAGTTGTAAGTGTTACCCATCAACGAAGAACGACGAGCTGACATCCAGCGGCTCTGATAGCAATTTCGGTCGTATACAGGACGCAGAGTTGACAAATCTAGCGAACTATGTCGACTCGGCCTGATAATGGCCATTGCGGTGATATTGCCTTGTAATGAAACTTTAAACTGGGTCATGAAAACTTTAACATGGAACTGATATATGTAATACATCTTTCCTGCCTCTGATGTGTGGACACTGGACAGCGTTTACAGTGCATCCAAAGGAAACAAAAATTATATTAGTACTCCTGTAAGTCCTCAATGATTTAACCCATTAAAGAAATGCTGCGTTCGAGCTGCATTGCTGGCTGTCCTCACTAGCTGACACCTTTCGAGAGTAAGCAGCACAGAAATGTGGGCGAGTGTTTATGCGTAATCACTGTCAAAATGCGATGCAGGGTGGTACAATACGTCTTTGTTTTTTCGTTGTGGCCCATTCTGCCATGCTGTTTGACCAAGAAGAACCTTTCGCGAAACAATAAAAGCTAATTCAAATACTAACTTGGTGGCAATTTCGTGCACTGCCTATTGTGTCCCTTTGAGGCTGAAAGTGTAATTCAAAGTTTAAGAATGATTATAACTTCCGGAAGCTAAGTGACACGAAGCAAAATGCGACGTAAACCAAATGTTTATTACGGAGTCACCACTTAAACAGGCATGCTATATGCAAGATGTTATAGAGTAGAGGCTAATGAGCACGCTTTCGAAGCCGGAATCGCAAACTATAACAATCAACATAACATTTGCTATTTTAAGTTAACCTGATAATTTGAAACGGTTGTTTTCTCGTACACGTTGATTCGCGTAACATAATTTTCAATGTCATCAGCGTCTTCGTATGATGGTTACTAACCAACAACTATGGAAAACCAACCATTCCTTACATGAATAACCAGGGAAGCTAAACATGCGGCCGCTGTGGTTCCTAAAGGCTTTCTCAATACTGAGTTACGTCTGTTCAGAAATATTATTTAGTGGTGGCAGCCCTATGTTCTCGTCGTTTTTGCGGGACCAGTGGTAAGCAGTGGGGCTCGACCAGTTTATGCGGCCCATGCGCACCAAGATCTATTGCGTGCATAGAATGGGTGAAGTTCGGTATTACCTAGCTATATAGGGCTTCGCTGTCAAAACTGGATGGTTGCTAAACCGAAATCGCGCAGTTACTCTATCGTCATATCCTTTCATATGACCAGAATTAGGCCTGAAATCTTGAaactgtttttttctgttttttaataCCATAAATAACCACAGAACATTTCACATTTCGTGGCCTATATTATGTACTGCAATAAAAACAAGCTTGATATAGTTTTCAGTATCGTCTGTCTCTTCATAAAGTAGGTACGCACAAACACTAAGGGACAACCAACCCAAACATTTGCAATCGTATCCAGTTCTTAGCGAGCCGGCATAGTGGGTGTCAGTGATGTTTGGATGAAAGGGAGTCATTCAGCCAGATTCCTGATATATTcgtggtatttatttattttacacttATTAAAATATTTTTACATAACGTTAAACTCACTCCTGCAATTATCTGTTTGTAATTCGTCACCATCGTTGCTGAAGAGTGGTATGGATAGTATACATTGGTTAAGACATCGGAACGGACACCACGATATGTGAAGTGTGGGCAAGGAGCACCAATGCTTACCGATAGCGACAAAATTAAGAAGTTTGGAGGCGTAAAATGGAATCAGGTCATACATGACAGAGTAGGCTGGACACCGTTGGGAGAGTCCTCCGTCCTGCACTGTACAGAAgacaggctgacgatgatgatgatgataaaaattCCCATAtcacttcatttcatttattttaccatCAATCGCACAAAGCTTTACAGAGGAGACAGGGGGACAAAAAAATGACAAGGAAAAGCGAACTGTATTCATATAGAATGAACAGCAGCCACAGCACATGTGAAGATACGATGTAAAGCTGATACAACAGAATTTAAATACACGTTACAATGAGAAATACGAACCAAACAAACTATAAGTAATAAAATATATGCCTTAGGCGTCATCAAGTAAATACTTGCGTATAGTGGAACAAAACAAGCCGTGAAATTAAATCCAAATTATAGCACGGCGAGACTGGTTCTAGTTTTCGCACGTGCGTGGTACAAAGTACTAACACATGTACCAGATGTTAATGGTCGAAATGAGCTTCACGATAGCATGAAGTCGTAGCGCAATGAGCTTTTAAAACTCCATTGTTAAATTGGTTGATTACTTCGTTGCGGGTATTTGCCATACTATGGCATATCACCATTATCATCACTATCTTCGAGTAAGACGCGAGTGGCGAGCCTAACCCGAAAGCAGGTGAAAAGGGGCATCATGCCGTCCCCGTCGCTCATACTGAGCGTTGCTCTGGCGGCCAGCTTCGTGCCTCTGTCAAATCTTAGCCGCTCCTATATCCACAAAACCAGGAAGAGCCAAATGCAACCGTTCGCGGATACCCTGGCATACCTCGCCAAGGACATGAGACTAAGACTACTCCAGGAACGAGTAAGGACCTCCCCGCGCATGACAAAAGGCGAATCTTGCTTTTCGAGCTTTTTGCATGCTGCCCTTACGAAATTACCTACATCGCTGGTCGTTTCCATCCCCTATCAGAAGAAatggtacaagaaaaaaaaacagaccatgCAGAGTTCTTGGTATTATTAGCTTCTGCGATGCGCCATGGACGAAACTCCTTAACGTGCTCGTACTTCAACATGATGGCTTCAACGTGACATCTAGGTAAAATAATCGGGCCGTTATTAGGGTTTGTCCATGTGGTAATGATGCAGCTGAAGTGTTTGTGACCTTTGCGCATGTATCAAGAAAGAACTTTATGCGATGTGCTACAAGCGTGGCATCACAAACTTCGCGCCACATTATGTTGATAATCTGACATCGCGGCTTCAATCATGACAGTGCAAGCTATTCGCAAACGAACAATGTTTTACTCGTGCACATATGCATAAACGTGTAAATGTCGAAACCACTCCTCCACCGACCCCTCTAATTATTAAAGGGCACCAAGTCTGAATTGGACTTGCTTCTTTACTGCTTCATCTAATGAGCACGCTTATGACCCTGCAGCTTTTACTGATAGTGAATATCTATCTCCCTTGATATTGCACTTTTAAAAGTGTTTACTTCAAAGCTGGAGCATCTAAAAATAGGGGACCAAGAGAAGGTGATTGTAAGGGGCCAGtcatggcttcattttcagtttcaaATCCATTGCAAAGTCGTACTCTGCCAACAGGAAGAAAATTGCTGCGCCGCAAATTGCAGTGTCATCTTTATGTTAACGCCGATTGTGCACCAGATGAACCCAATGTTTTACGGAAGCTGTCGCACTCAGGCATTGCTTGATGAAATTCACTTTTACGGCCTGCTGGCGTAAAAACACGAACTGACGACATGCTAAGGTACGCACATGTAGCTTACAAATAGCAGAAAATTGTCGAACTGTTAAGCGAGAACTATACATAGGTCGAGTAATATTTTCTGCACTTCGCGTGAATAAGCCCTTTTTAGAGAACCTGCATGTAGGCTCATTCATACAAGTATGCCTGCCATGTACTGAAACATTCCTGTACTCAATCTTATGTCACCGTTTTTTCGGCTTTCTCGTTTTCACGTTGCCGTCGTGCTATTAACTATAGGCGTGCGCAGGATTCCCGTTAAGGGTGGCAATTTTTTAACGAAAAGCAGTTATCCTCCTTCATTTGGTCGAGTCTGACAGAAGAGACGCTTCGCAATCGGTGCGAACATTAAAATAAAACAATGACGTGCTGGGCACGACAGCCAGCCTGTGGTCCCCGGCATTGTGAGTTCGAAGATAAGACGTAAGCCTTTCTTGGAATGTGACATAAGAGATTATTTGCAGCCATTATCGTGAAGAACGTGCATGGCTTTCATACTTTCTTTGCTTTCATACTTTTTGCTTTCAAACTTTCTGTCTCTCTGCACAATGAACAATGACATTACAAGTCCTACTAGGTAAATATACATGCTGTGAACTTGGTGGTTCTTTAGATCACTGTGAAGGATAGAAGGACACCTTCTCCCCAACCTCCCTGTGCGCATGCATTGCTATAAAGATTACAAGAATCACGTAAAGTGCCATGAACTCCACGTTTTGTCGATCTCATCTTGCCTCGTAGGTAGTTCCGGAAGTAATCGCCGACGCGCCACCACGTCCGGTGGCCGTCTTCTACCCGTACGCCACGGTGTTGATGGGGAACGAGATTCATTCTTCCGCGCTGAGACACGTGCCCAAGTTCTCCTTTGATGCCGACCCGGACAAGCGCTACTCGCTCGTCTTCCTGGGGCCGGACTACCCATCACGCAGTAACCCCTACGAGAGAAACCACGTGTTGTGGTTCGTGACCAACTACGCTCGCAACTCGACCCACGAGGTTCGACCCATCTGTCGCGTCTCGTACGGACTGTCCCACCTGACGAGGAACAGCGGCCGACAACGATTCGTGTTTCTGGTGTACGAGCAGCCGGACGACACGGACTGGTCCCAGACCATCATGGACCCACCGACTCCGAAGATCAACTTCATGCTGGACTCGTACGTGTCGCGGAACCGCCTCACTCTGGCGGCGGTCAACTACTTCATCGTCGACATGGAGAAAGAAGCGACGGGGGGTTCCGGTGCTTCTGACAACAAGTCGACGCCTTCTGGTCGCATAACTGACGAGGACAAAGAATCGGATGCCCCTGAAGCGAAGGGCAGCGACACGGGCAAGACGAGTGTTACAGATACAACAAATGGTGATGGCGATGGTGCAGATAAGAGCCGTGAGGGAGTAACTGGCGCTGGTGGAAAACATGTCAATGCAAAAACGGCTGGAGCCGGAGAAAGTGGGTCTGGTGGCACTGGCAAGAGCACCAGCTCAGGGGCCAAAGGCGGAGCTAGCCGGCACAGAGGCAACAAAAAGAAGACTAGCGAAGGAGACAAAAGCGTTGGTGCCGTCAACAAGAAGAGCAACGAAATAGAAAACAAGCTTGACGAAAGGAAAGCTAATGGTGCTCAAAATATGAGCAGCAAGAGTGACGAACACATCAACGACCCGAACGAGAGTTGTGAGGATAGAGAAAGAGCTCTGCCGAATCGGGACAAGGAACAGAAGGTTAGCAGCGAAGGCAAAATCCTTAACACAGCCGATAAGAAGTCCAGAGATGAGGATATCAAAAATAAGAACGCTGAAGTGGCCTCCAATGAAAAGAAAACTGGAAGCGGAGAAGTGAGGACTGGTATCGATGAAAGCGCTATCGATACCGGCAAGAAACGGAACGATGTTGGCGAGATGAAGGGTCGAAACACTGAAGATCACTCCGGCCAAGACCGGTAACTCGCAGCCCCCTGGTGCTGGCGTCGGGACAAGGGCATATGAACTGACTTGACGACATTGTTAAGCGAGGAAGAGGCTATTGTCGCGCAAGACTAAAAGGAGATGTTCTAATACTCAGCGAAGGACGACGTACGAAACCAGACGGAGAATCAATGAAGTTAGCctcgtcttctttttctctcttcctttatTTCATACTTTCTGTCTCTCTATTTAATATGTGAATCATAATTGAACGAGctgtaacttgtttttttttcctttgctccCAAGTAATATGTTCCTGTGTTCATGTGAAGAAGCCTTGATGTCCTGAACGTGGACTCTGTGTAAGTCTGCTCAGACAAATAAAGCGCTTGTTTCTTTCTCGATGATGTACATCTCAATTAACTCCGGTTGTCGCTGATGTTTTTGTTCTATTGGCGTCGAGATCAGAGGTGCTCATCGTAATATATATGGTGAAGGCTCGATTCCCGACTGAGCAATGTATCAGGCCATGTCGTTATGTGCTTGatgaaaaccagcagataatTAAGCTAAGCAAAGTATAGCTGACGTTAATTTTACTGTTTTATCGCAATGTAATAATTGTCATATATACatggagagacctttgtcctgcagtgggcgtagtcaggctgatgatgttgaCATAGAGCAATTGAAGTGGACGAACAGACAAGTGGCGCCGTGAGAGACCCAACCTGCAATCTGAATGTTGCTGGTTTGGTAGTACAGGATTGGCAAAAGAATGTCACAGTTTGTATGTTtttaacgcgcatgcgtcaatgaGCTCATTTTCCAGAGGTCATGGTGTTGGTGCTGTTGCTTGTGAGTGAAAAGTCGGCGCTGTCCGTTATTAAAAATTTTAGatacaaaaaaatagaaaaaactgCTACTTGAGTGGCAATTAAAACCAAGTATTCCGTTTTTCGAGCAGATGTTCCGCCGCATAGCCATGCCATCACTTGGAACTACTTCCGAAAGGAACTCGAAAAGAATGCGATGCATGTAATGCATCACATTCTTTATACTTAACGcaggtaattgattgattgatatgtggggtttaacgtcccaaaaccaccatatgattatgagagacgccgtagtggagggctccggaaattttggccacctggggttctttaacgtgcacccaaatctgagcacacgggcctacaacatttccgcctccatcggaaatgcagccgccgcagccgggatttaacgCAGGTAATGTTTCGGGGCAGAAGCGTAGAACCGCACTGTGCGTCAAGACACGGGAACTACTCACTGACTGAGGGGTTTGAAGGGCCATCCATTACAGAGCACTCAGACATTTCAATCATTATCATCACATGAAGCATAAAATAAGTGCGCAGCTGGTTGCGCTCGCTTGTTACTATACATTCACGTAGTGTGCACTTGACTGATCCGCAAAAGGAATAATTATTGTGTACAGAACACCTAACTGCTTTACTTGGAgcacaggggcgtagccagaattttgtTTCGAGGGGGGAGGGGCCTGCTTATTTATATCTCATGCATGCTCTTGCATACGTTTCCATGTGTATACGTGTACATATACGCAAGCGATATTGAAGAACTTTGGGTAGGTggagtggggggggggagagaggaTCTTATGAACTTCCACCCTCCCTTAAACACGCCCCTGATGGAGTAAGAGTTTTGAACAGTCAATTTTACTGCTACAGACGCTCTTCCTTAAGTTGCATGGTTTGAATATCAACCTAGAAGCGAGAGAAGGCTTGCAATCGATAAGAATATGTGAACGGGACCCAATTACGCCATCGCCTTTCGCTTTAGAAGCAAAACTAAAGCGGCTTCCACGTTTTCGTAGATTGTATGGAGTCATAGAACACAAGGAAACTAAGCACCACTTGAAAAGAAGTACGCTTCACACCTATGATTAGACGTTTTTTTAATAATTCGCAATAAGTTGAACTCTGCACAACCCCCACTGGTCAACGTACTCCACATAAGCTTTGTCTGAAGTCGTTGTCTCTGGCCGTTTGATTCTGACCCAATCTCACTCGGATTATAACTTCACTACATGGACAGACTGCCCCATTACCCATCTTCAGATCACCATGCTTGCTTCGGTTTTTTAATGACCCCATATTTTCACGAGGCCACGAGCTCGGGTGCGATGAATTCGCATTATTGACCGAATGTGGGCTTAATCGGGACTTAcgctaactctcctacctcaagtAATATGCATGACTATTGACCGTGGTACCACTCGCTGTATCTTTTAAAATTGTTTTCGATACTGTTAATTTATCAGGtcctggtgatgatgatggtgagggtGATTATTTTCAGAATATTTTCACCTGCACACACAGATACAGCCTGCAGTCGGGTGGATCATAGTtcttaatttattttttttacaaatcCTGCTTTAGGTTAATTCGTTAGTTAGGAAGAAGCATTACTTTCTATGGCTCCCAATTTTTTACTACTAAGTATTGGGTATATAGCcgttaaaataaacaaaatattttattatgATGGAAGCCCACAGTTTAAAAATTATTAGCAATTAGTCTGAAATGTGAATTTCGCTACAGTACTGCATATATTCCCGTCTGAAGTTCCAGACACGAAAGCTCCAAATAACAACCGTGCAAtaatttcttcttcttcctccttctctTTTGGTGTTTTCCACGCCAACCGATACTCGAACCATTGCTGCTAGTGGGTACGTGGCATAATCGAGCCCCCATTAGTCAAGGTATCCTCAAGAACGTCAACCGTTACCTCGGCACTCTATAAAAGGTTCGACGACAACGTGCTTTGGACAGCACCACTTCTCATGGGAAACGCGTTAAGCTTTCCGACACTCCGCAAGTCAACGGCCGGGTTTCGCGTCAAGATGAACGCCAACATCGGCGCCAACATCGGCGCCAACATCGGCAAGCGCAAAACCCACACGGCGGCTGCGACCTGTGACGGTCCATTGCTAGCCGACCTCGCCTTCATCAACTTCAGCAGTGACCACGAAAGACGTGAAGACTATAAGACGGTACACGTTGGGAACTTGGCCGAGCTGTTTCCAATAATTACGCCAATCGCCGAGAACGAGCGATCGGTGGTGTTCGACGAACGCACGCAGCATCGATCGAACGGCCGTTTCGCACTCCTCGTACTCACGGACTACCGAAAGCTGCCGAATGGACGACCCGGTTCAAACGTGAGCCCTTCTTTCGCCAGCTACTCACCCGCGCTAGGCTATCTGCACGACAACGGCTTGTTCCACATCTGATCGGTCCGTCGCTCCTACATAAATCCATGCGTTCAAGTAAAGGTTGTGGCAGTGGAGTTTTGAATGGCTCACGTCCTTGATTTTACAGTGTCCGCGCGTGTCATTGCAGGTTAAAAGATTCCGCCAATGCCATGCCAAGAAACCCGCCGGACAATGAGGCAGTCAGTGCGCAAGTGTATGTGACGGTAGACTAAGACTGCTTGGTCTCATTTCGAGTAttgtcatcatcaccatcacagTCATCATCATTTCGTTTTATATATTTGTATTAAGTGCGGAGCACTTTATAGTCGAACCTGCTCGCAAATCTGGGCTCGGCAGCGGCGTTGGCCACCCCACTGTGCATGCtggcgtctcgtgccaactgtcgctcccccttcctctctcgtctcgcaaggccgacgcaggcaacatctgctagtaaaaaccggcTGTTCGCACTACGCAACCGCTCACTGGCCACCCAGTGTTGCTGCGCGCAGGAAATTTTCCATTTTGGGGGAGAATCTTTTTCTGTAGTTTTCAGCCAAAGGGACAAAAGGGACCTTCGTGAGAATGCAAGAATTCCAGGTATGGTTAAATTCTTCTATGACGACTGATAATCAGCAGTAGCAGTGCGCtttcatctgctgtaatcggttcaGGCGCATACACCGCGCAAGCATAGCCGTCGagattagttttcatatttacgCGGAGCGATTTATGGTTCACTACTGGTGGGAGACTTGAAGCCCACAGTGCGCTCagtactaacagtatatgaattaaTAAAGTAATGCTTTTGTTGTGCGCCAGTGGAGGGTATAGCCATGACGTCCAACGTAGCCAGTACTTGAGACATTGTGTAAAtatagtatgtgtgtgcgtgaatgtggACGAACTTATTACTGTTGTGCAGGGAAATATGCCGGGAATATTGTCAACGTTTGCCGAGAAAGATCACCGAAATAGGCAATTTTCACGTCTCTGAATGGAAATTCTTTAACGTAGTACGGCACATAACTGctcaccccgtatatgtaggcactgaatCGCACATAAGCGTCCCACCACTTGTTGAAAGCAACGCTTCTCATTCATTCAAGtgataaagacgaaataacaagtaagcattcccaaaccacaCCCAGAGTCGCAACATTCACGCTTATACCCCAACCACTCTGCgatgcatttactcgagttcctccCGTGGGGagatgcgggcggctttttttttttttactccaatTGTGCTCAAGTTCTGCATGACatctactgctactactactgctactactactagttTTACTACTTCGACGACGACCACCGCTGTGCAGTTTCACTGTAAAAGAACCCAATGACCTCTCCAAGCGAGCGATGACTTCACAGCATGACGCCATCACGACTTCATATATCACCGAGAATTTGTGACGTCATAGTGTCATGCCAAGGTGATGCTACTGCGTGGCGTCACTCGATGATGTCATCGCTTGAAATGGTCTGTTGGTCAAAGGTGAACCAATCTCCGAGGCAGTGCAACACAACGTGAAGTGCAGAAAGTTTCGATGGGGCGGTACATGTTTCGTACGTGTTTCGCTACGCCAATTGGTGCGGTCATGCGTGGCAAGTGTGGGTAAGCCGTGCACTATGAGAACACCCGAGGAGCAGCGCGCACTTAGGGACAACGCTCACGAGAGCAGAGACGATAATGCAGCACTGCCTTACAATGCTAAGTTCCTGAACTTCGCATCGTTGGGGCATGTGTCTGACGGTGcacaacagagagagagagaataagtaGAAAGGTGGGGTGATTAATCAGAGCTGtgcccggtaggctaccctgcactttgGAAGGCGGTAGAGGGAAGGAAcgttatagaggaggagagaaaagtTCCTGACTAGGCCGACGCGTAACAATTGCACGTAATTTCACAACAACAAACGATGAATCAGACTGGTGTCTTCAAGGAAACGCAACAGCACTTTAGTTGCCTTTCCGACCTGGGATGGGCAGCGCTATAATACTTTTTGACAGTGAAATCACTTTCGTTCAGTTGATTCACAACGGTGCGGAGGTGAAGCCCCTCGTTTGCGTATTCCGGGCAACATAAAACTTAAGAACGCCCTGGACGTGCTGCGGGGCAACGTCTAGAGCAGCATGAATATATGGAGCATAGATTTATGAAGAGTATAGAAAACAGTTGGCGgcgctgtcaaaaaaaaaacatcacagcacaccaacggagtgaataatgatgagtggggcgaagcgctgcaGGGTTATATATACAAATACTGTatattatacaagaaattttacaattcgtaagtggtagctatacgtcgcttccgttcccctttcattataacggctttatggtcgctgaagtggtggatcggtggtggggcatagtgggatgtctacaaggacgaagtagtgggcagtttgcaaaggtccACGCCCACGAGGACAGGCCCACGCCTTTCAGAGCTTTGCGCCTAAAAGAAAACGGGTAGTGGAGCCGAGTCTTGGCTAAGGGAAGACGGGTGCCACGTTGGGATGGTATTGCGCAGAGCGCTATGAAAGGCTGCCTGCAAAAAAGATTTTCCACTGATAGATAGTCATAGAGTTTCATACGGTATAAAACATGCGCATGAATGTATTGTAAGTTTAATGAAGTTATCCATTGGAATTGACTCCAGACAATCTCTTCTATACCTATTGGCGTTTTATGTGCGTGCATGCGAGTCTAGCGCACCGATAGTGTCGTGTGACATCCTGATATATTTTTATGCGACCGCACATTGATagccttctccagctccataTACACACGCTCGACTTCGGTGATTATGGTCTCTGGTCTCGGCAAGCAAAAGCTCAAGCTATGTCgtgggtgatgatgatgatgatgatgatgacgccttaAATTtgactcatacccactcagggggatcggccaagaactgaTTACCTGAGCTAGGTGTTTTCAACGTGTCCTTGCAACTTCTACTT
The sequence above is drawn from the Rhipicephalus microplus isolate Deutch F79 chromosome 3, USDA_Rmic, whole genome shotgun sequence genome and encodes:
- the LOC142803713 gene encoding uncharacterized protein LOC142803713; the protein is MPSPSLILSVALAASFVPLSNLSRSYIHKTRKSQMQPFADTLAYLAKDMRLRLLQERVVPEVIADAPPRPVAVFYPYATVLMGNEIHSSALRHVPKFSFDADPDKRYSLVFLGPDYPSRSNPYERNHVLWFVTNYARNSTHEVRPICRVSYGLSHLTRNSGRQRFVFLVYEQPDDTDWSQTIMDPPTPKINFMLDSYVSRNRLTLAAVNYFIVDMEKEATGGSGASDNKSTPSGRITDEDKESDAPEAKGSDTGKTSVTDTTNGDGDGADKSREGVTGAGGKHVNAKTAGAGESGSGGTGKSTSSGAKGGASRHRGNKKKTSEGDKSVGAVNKKSNEIENKLDERKANGAQNMSSKSDEHINDPNESCEDRERALPNRDKEQKVSSEGKILNTADKKSRDEDIKNKNAEVASNEKKTGSGEVRTGIDESAIDTGKKRNDVGEMKGRNTEDHSGQDR